The Lentzea guizhouensis genome contains a region encoding:
- a CDS encoding AMP-binding protein: MTLWQRFAATARRHPDAVALVAGSSWTYADLHDLVLRTARQIVSDAGDVPVSVGVVATRTLDAYVGYLAGLRLGAGVVPISPDWPAARVAAICSAAGVTHVVSAVAAGKPWDEPYSGGLDDVAYTLFTSGSTGSPKGVPIRHRNVSDYLDYNVARYGVAPQSRLSQTFELTFDPSVFDMFVAWSAGASVIVARPDDKMAPVRFVNDHEITHWFSVPSVISLARRLRQLRPGVMPTLQWSLFAGEQLTLDAARAWSTAAPASTIENLYGPTELTVTCTGYRLPGVWPVTSNGTVPIGEVYPHLSFEITEDEELCVGGSQCFSGYLDPDQNVGRFLGGRYRTGDRVRWEDGVLVHHGRLDDQVKIHGYRVELGEIESVLRRHPLVHDVVVLAVGELHAVYTGTAPPAELEGLVAAELPSYMVPRTFSPVSGFPLNDNGKIDRRKLASDLGEVTGAVPDPRRG; this comes from the coding sequence GTGACCCTGTGGCAGCGCTTCGCCGCGACGGCGCGGCGTCACCCGGACGCGGTGGCGCTGGTCGCCGGGTCGTCGTGGACCTACGCCGACCTGCACGACCTGGTGCTGCGCACGGCCAGGCAGATCGTGTCGGACGCGGGTGACGTGCCCGTCTCCGTCGGGGTCGTGGCGACCCGGACCCTGGACGCCTACGTCGGGTACCTGGCCGGGTTGCGGCTGGGCGCGGGCGTGGTGCCGATCAGCCCGGACTGGCCGGCCGCGCGGGTGGCCGCGATCTGCTCCGCCGCGGGGGTCACGCACGTCGTGTCGGCGGTGGCGGCGGGAAAGCCGTGGGACGAGCCGTACTCCGGCGGGCTGGACGACGTGGCCTACACGCTGTTCACGTCCGGCTCGACCGGTTCGCCGAAGGGGGTGCCGATCCGGCACCGCAACGTGTCGGACTACCTGGACTACAACGTGGCCCGCTACGGCGTCGCACCGCAGTCCCGGCTGTCGCAGACGTTCGAGCTGACGTTCGACCCGTCCGTGTTCGACATGTTCGTCGCCTGGTCGGCCGGTGCGTCGGTGATCGTGGCGCGACCGGACGACAAGATGGCGCCCGTCCGGTTCGTGAACGACCACGAGATCACGCACTGGTTCTCGGTGCCGTCGGTCATCTCGCTGGCCCGGCGGTTGCGGCAGCTGCGCCCCGGAGTCATGCCCACACTGCAGTGGAGCCTGTTCGCGGGTGAGCAGCTGACGCTCGACGCGGCACGGGCGTGGTCCACCGCGGCACCCGCCTCGACGATCGAGAACCTCTACGGCCCAACGGAACTGACCGTCACGTGCACCGGTTACCGGCTGCCCGGGGTGTGGCCGGTGACGTCGAACGGGACCGTGCCGATCGGCGAGGTGTACCCGCACCTGTCGTTCGAGATCACCGAGGACGAGGAGCTCTGCGTCGGCGGGTCGCAGTGCTTCTCCGGGTACCTCGACCCCGACCAGAACGTCGGGCGGTTCCTCGGCGGCCGCTACCGCACCGGCGACCGGGTGCGGTGGGAGGACGGCGTGCTGGTGCACCACGGCCGGCTCGACGACCAGGTGAAGATCCACGGCTACCGGGTGGAGCTGGGCGAGATCGAGTCGGTGCTGCGGCGCCACCCGCTGGTGCACGACGTGGTGGTGCTGGCCGTCGGCGAGCTGCACGCCGTGTACACCGGCACGGCGCCGCCCGCCGAGCTGGAGGGTCTGGTCGCCGCCGAGCTGCCCTCGTACATGGTGCCGAGGACGTTCTCGCCGGTGTCCGGTTTCCCGTTGAACGACAACGGGAAGATCGACCGGCGCAAGCTCGCCTCCGACCTCGGGGAGGTGACGGGTGCGGTTCCGGATCCTCGGCGCGGTTGA
- a CDS encoding MFS transporter: MNSPDELRPATARRNEWLLVAFTGTTNIADAVTRVALPLLTVGITTSPMVVTAVASLMTLPWLLTSLHIGVFVDRMDRRTLMMAAEMARTLSVAAILLAYFFEMVNLPLIYLVALVLGLADVLAGVSGAAILPNAIPKKRWQKVSERITGLEYLANGFLGTPIGGFLTAAGFAIAFGVSGLVYAVGALLLLSLVGKFKVEPTTERKSVHAEIKDGLGFLFGNKLLRTMSLMITVMAACWGAWLALIPVYAVGGPLGLSAEQYGLLLTWLGAGGVVGSLLVGRINKLLGRRWSMFVDIIGSFALVAAPAFLPAEPGSAFLIGAAAFVAGAGGVMWTANSRVITQTFVPAEMMGRYSAAARMIAWGASPIAAFLSGVIAQFAGYRWAFGIFAALCLAIVIPFFRVVTPEAVAAVDQPDEPEDADDKKGTEDKPEEAKA; this comes from the coding sequence GTGAATTCACCCGACGAGCTGCGCCCTGCCACGGCGCGCCGCAACGAATGGTTGCTGGTGGCGTTCACCGGCACCACGAACATCGCGGACGCGGTCACGCGGGTCGCCCTGCCGCTGCTCACGGTCGGCATCACGACCTCGCCGATGGTCGTGACCGCGGTGGCCTCGCTGATGACGTTGCCGTGGCTGCTGACCTCGTTGCACATCGGTGTCTTCGTGGACCGCATGGACCGCCGCACGCTCATGATGGCCGCCGAGATGGCCCGCACGCTGTCGGTCGCGGCGATCCTGCTCGCGTACTTCTTCGAGATGGTCAACCTGCCGTTGATCTACCTCGTCGCACTGGTGCTCGGTCTCGCCGACGTGCTCGCAGGGGTGTCCGGCGCGGCGATCCTGCCGAACGCCATCCCGAAGAAGCGCTGGCAGAAGGTGTCCGAGCGGATCACCGGCCTGGAGTACCTCGCGAACGGCTTCCTGGGCACGCCGATCGGTGGTTTCCTGACGGCGGCGGGCTTCGCGATCGCGTTCGGCGTCTCCGGGCTCGTCTACGCCGTCGGTGCCCTGCTGCTGCTCTCGCTGGTCGGCAAGTTCAAGGTGGAGCCGACGACCGAGCGCAAGTCCGTCCACGCGGAGATCAAGGACGGCCTGGGGTTCCTGTTCGGCAACAAGCTCCTGCGCACGATGTCGTTGATGATCACGGTGATGGCGGCCTGCTGGGGTGCCTGGCTCGCGCTGATCCCGGTGTACGCGGTCGGCGGCCCGCTCGGGTTGTCCGCCGAGCAGTACGGCCTGCTGCTCACCTGGCTCGGCGCCGGTGGTGTGGTCGGGTCGCTGCTGGTCGGGCGGATCAACAAGCTGCTGGGCCGCCGCTGGTCGATGTTCGTCGACATCATCGGCTCGTTCGCGCTCGTCGCCGCGCCCGCGTTCCTGCCGGCCGAGCCGGGCAGCGCTTTCCTGATCGGCGCGGCGGCGTTCGTCGCGGGTGCCGGTGGTGTCATGTGGACGGCGAACTCGCGCGTGATCACGCAGACGTTCGTGCCCGCCGAGATGATGGGCCGCTACAGCGCCGCCGCGCGCATGATCGCCTGGGGTGCCTCGCCGATCGCGGCCTTCCTGTCCGGTGTGATCGCGCAGTTCGCCGGCTACCGCTGGGCGTTCGGCATCTTCGCCGCGCTGTGCCTGGCGATCGTCATCCCGTTCTTCCGGGTCGTCACGCCCGAGGCGGTGGCCGCGGTCGACCAGCCGGACGAGCCGGAAGACGCGGACGACAAGAAGGGCACGGAGGACAAGCCCGAGGAGGCGAAGGCGTGA